A single Lactuca sativa cultivar Salinas chromosome 8, Lsat_Salinas_v11, whole genome shotgun sequence DNA region contains:
- the LOC111896772 gene encoding peroxisomal OPC-8:0-CoA ligase 1 yields MAYVSSMAAIDGKSGYCNSNSTFYSKRKPAPLPANETLDVTTFISARAHHGTIAYIDASTGRRLTFSDVWRAVESVSSSLADFGIRKGDVVLLLSPNSIFFPIVCLSVMSLGAIITTTNPLNTNREINKQIANSKPVLAFTISELLPKLADSNLPIVLIGSSTGKGKIVSTLEEMMKKEPNQNRVKERVTQDDTATLLYSSGTTGESKGVISSHRNLIAMVQTVLGRFQLEDNQQTFLCTVPMFHIYGLVAFATGLIASGATVVVLSKFDIHEMLSAIGTYKVSYLPLVPPILVALVNNADQIRKKYDFGSLKWVLCGGAPLSKELTEGFMEKYPGVTIMQGYGLTESTGIGASTDTLEESRRYGTAGKLSANMEAKIVDPDTGKALPVNRTGELWLKGPTVMKGYFSNPEATSSTLDSTGWLRTGDLCYIDEDGFIFVVDRLKELIKYKGYQVPPAELEALLLTHPDIDDCAVIPFPDKDVGQFPMAYVMRKSGSNLSEKGIMDFVSTQVAPYKRIRRVAFIGSIPKNPSGKILRKDLIQLATSKL; encoded by the exons ATGGCGTATGTTAGCAGCATGGCGGCGATCGACGGAAAAAGCGGCTACTGTAACTCGAATTCAACCTTCTACAGCAAGCGGAAACCAGCACCATTACCGGCCAATGAAACATTAGATGTAACTACCTTCATCTCAGCGCGTGCGCACCACGGCACCATTGCCTACATCGACGCATCCACCGGTCGTCGCCTTACATTTTCCGATGTATGGAGAGCGGTGGAATCCGTCTCGTCGTCACTCGCCGACTTCGGTATCCGCAAAGGCGATGTCGTTTTATTACTTTCCCCTAACTCCATTTTCTTCCCCATCGTCTGCCTCTCCGTTATGTCACTCGGCGCCATTATCACCACCACAAACCCTCTCAACACCAATCGCGAAATCAATAAACAAATCGCCAATTCCAAACCAGTGCTTGCGTTCACGATCTCCGAGCTCCTTCCGAAACTCGCCGATTCGAATCTTCCGATTGTACTAATCGGATCCAGCACAGGAAAGGGGAAGATTGTGAGTACGCTAGAGGAAATGATGAAGAAGGAGCCGAATCAGAACAGAGTCAAGGAGCGAGTGACTCAGGACGATACAGCTACTCTTTTGTACTCTTCTGGAACCACCGGAGAGAGTAAAGGCGTGATTTCATCTCACCGGAATCTAATAGCCATGGTTCAAACAGTTCTCGGACGATTTCAATTGGAAGATAATCAACAAACATTCCTCTGCACAGTTCCGATGTTTCACATATACGGATTGGTAGCTTTTGCAACGGGGCTGATTGCGTCGGGAGCGACGGTGGTGGTTCTATCGAAGTTCGATATCCACGAGATGTTGTCCGCCATTGGTACGTACAAAGTCAGCTACCTCCCACTCGTGCCGCCGATACTAGTTGCCCTCGTCAACAACGCCGATCAAATTAGGAAAAAGTACGATTTCGGAAGCTTGAAGTGGGTGTTATGTGGAGGTGCGCCGTTGAGTAAAGAATTGACAGAAGGGTTCATGGAGAAGTACCCTGGAGTTACGATAATGCAAGGGTATGGGCTGACGGAATCGACCGGAATAGGGGCGTCAACCGATACGTTGGAGGAGAGCCGGAGGTACGGGACGGCGGGGAAGTTATCGGCGAATATGGAGGCAAAAATTGTTGATCCAGATACCGGAAAAGCGTTGCCGGTTAATCGGACGGGAGAACTTTGGCTTAAAGGTCCCACAGTTATGAAAG GTTACTTTAGTAATCCGGAAGCAACTTCCTCAACTTTAGACTCAACCGGATGGCTAAGAACCGGAGACCTTTGCTACATTGATGAAGACGGCTTCATCTTTGTGGTTGATAGATTAAAAGAACTTATCAAATACAAGGGCTATCag GTTCCACCAGCAGAACTCGAAGCTTTGTTACTAACCCACCCAGACATCGACGATTGTGCTGTCATccc GTTTCCTGATAAGGACGTTGGGCAGTTTCCAATGGCATATGTAATGAGGAAAAG